The DNA window CAGTTAAATATTCCTTATTCTGCTCGATCTCAGTTCCAAATATTTGTAACCACTGAAGAATTTGAGCTTGAGTGACCATATTAAACACCCCACCGCAGACTTGCTGTGTGTACTGGTGCATCCCACAACTGCAAAAGTTCATCGTCTAACTTTAGCAACGTGATTGAGCAACCTTGCATTTCTAAAGATGTGACGTAAGGGCCGATTAGGTTGCGGACAATGATCATTCCTTGTTTTTCGCAGATTTCCGCCAAATTACGATAAATCAGATAAATTTCAGAAATGGGCGTACCACCCATACTATTAACAAAGGCTAACAAGCGATCGCCTCTTTGCAAAGGCGGATCAATCAATTCCACATCAACCCATTCGCCTTGATTCTCATCCCACTCTCGCACAACCCGACTGTAGCCAACATCATCAATAATTGTTTGGGTTAATATCTCTGCAATCTCATCTGCTGATTTTACATCAATTCTTTCCCTTCCCGGTTCGCCGTGAATCCCAATGCCAATTTCCATTTCGCGATCGCTTAATCTAAATGTTGGAGTACCCCTAGCGGGTACAGTACAAGATGTTAAAGCAATTCCCATACTCCGCCCATTCAGATTTACTCGACGACACAAATCTGCTACTTGTTGCAAGTTATAACCTTGTTCAGCCGCCGCACCACAAATTTTCTCTGCTAACACTGTTGTTCCCACACCGCGACGACCTTGAGTATATAAACTATCTTTCACTGCCACATCGTCATCAATCAAAATATTGAGCGCACGGATACCTTCACTTCTAGCTAATTCCGTTGCCATCTCAAAGTTCATCACATCGCCACTATAATTTTTGACAATATAAAGAATACCTGCTCCACCATCAACTTTTTGAGCAGCAGCCAGCATCTGGTCAGGTGTAGGTGATGTAAACACCTCTCCCGGACAAGCTGCATCTAGCATTCCTGCACCCACAAACCCTGCGTGCATCGGTTCGTGTCCACTACCTCCACCAGAAATAATTGCCACTTTTCCTGGTTTGGGTGCATTAGCTCGATAGACAAAAATGGGATCATAGTTGACTTTGATTAAATCTGAATGA is part of the Aulosira sp. FACHB-615 genome and encodes:
- the dhaK gene encoding dihydroxyacetone kinase subunit DhaK — encoded protein: MKKLINQPEDFVRESLAGMAVAHSDLIKVNYDPIFVYRANAPKPGKVAIISGGGSGHEPMHAGFVGAGMLDAACPGEVFTSPTPDQMLAAAQKVDGGAGILYIVKNYSGDVMNFEMATELARSEGIRALNILIDDDVAVKDSLYTQGRRGVGTTVLAEKICGAAAEQGYNLQQVADLCRRVNLNGRSMGIALTSCTVPARGTPTFRLSDREMEIGIGIHGEPGRERIDVKSADEIAEILTQTIIDDVGYSRVVREWDENQGEWVDVELIDPPLQRGDRLLAFVNSMGGTPISEIYLIYRNLAEICEKQGMIIVRNLIGPYVTSLEMQGCSITLLKLDDELLQLWDAPVHTASLRWGV